GGTTTCCTGGTGCTAGGACTGACCTCTTCTGTGACACCTATTACAGTGtatttttcacttacattttcGGATGTTCTTCTCTTACGCGGCAGTGTACTTCCTAAAGGAAAAGTCCCGACACCTACTGCGATAGTATGTATATACTTCAATAAACGTTGCTCATGTCGGGGAATGAGTCGGAGTACTTACAAATGGTGCCCGTCTACCCTCACCCTTCCCTATTTTCCTAGAATAATGAACAAGCAAAGCGCTCGAGAGAGTTTACGGGGGCTCTCACGGCAACCCCGGGGAGACGCTGGGGCTCGGCGGGACAGCGCCTCGTCCTCGGCCACCGAGAAAGTGGCAGCGCCGGACCCACGCTGTAACTAGTCCTCCCGAAGGGGCGCGACCAGCCCGGCGAGCCGGCACCTCGTCTCGAGAAGCGAAACTCATTtaacaaaaggagaaactgaggcccacgggGTCCCCCCCCAAACCGCAGGTCGGACCAGTGGGAGGCCAGGATCATGGTCCTCGTGGGTCgcccccacccgcccctgccccacTAACCGGCGGATCGGCTGCTCGTCTCCTCCTCCGCGCGCAGCCACCCCCGCGCTACCGCCGCCGTCGCCATCAAGGCCAGCAGTCCGAGCAACAGCGACAGGCCCATCAGCTCCGGCAACTGCGGCAGCTCCATGACTGCACTGCCGCTGCCACCTCAGCCTCTAACTACGCGGGCGCCTGCACGCCTCCGCGGGACCGCGCACGCACACAGCACGGGGCCTGGTCGTTGGCGCGTCCCGAGGGGCGGGGTCTGGCCGTTGGGCATCTTGCGGGGCGGGGCTTGACCTTCAGAGCGTCCAAAAGGGCGGGACCTGGCTGACGGAGTGTCTCGCGGGCGGGGCTTGACCGTTGGTGCGACTCGCGGGGCGGGGCTGGACCGTTGGCGTGTCcagaggggcggggcctgggtgcCGATGCGTCTCGCGGGCGGGGCTTAACCGTTGGTGCGTCTCGCGGGGCGGGGCCTGACTGTTGGAGCGACCAGCTGTGCAGGGCCCACCCATGGATCGTGccgaggggcggggcctggccctTGTGGGGTCTGGTTTTTGAGGTTGTGCTGTCCCCCAAGCTGGGGGGCAAATTCTGCAGGCTCTGCTGAGTCCTCTCCTTGAGTAATTTACTGATAATTGTTTATTAAAGGCGTTATTCCAGCCATCACCACAGTGGATCCTTTCAAGGAGCCAAGGCAGGAATTATTACTCCCATTTAACAGGTCTTAACATCAGAGGAAATTTAGATGGGCTTTTGGTATTAATGGAGGAGAGAAAGGGTAGCCCTAGAATTGAAGCATGGAATAATAGCCTCAGCAGAGAGCTGGGAAGGGATGCTCTGGGAAGGCAAGGGCATGAGCAAAAAAAGTAAGTAGTAGATAAGAACGGAAAGATCTGGAGAGCCTTGAGAGCCAGCTGAATCCAACCAGCAGAAAggagcctcggggcgcctgggtggctcagtcggttgagcacgggcttcagctcagggcataatctcacggtccatgagttcgagccccgcgtcgggctctgtgctgacagctcagagcctggagcctgtttcggattctgtgtctccctctctctctgaccctcccccattcatgctctgtctctctctgtctcaaaaataaacgttaaaaaaaaaaaaagaaaagaaaagaaaagaaaggagcctCTGCTGGTTATTTCAGGGTGAGTTAGGGCAAAACTGGTGTCTCTTGAAATTCTCTGGGAAGATCAGTTGTGTgccaaaaccaaagacagaaggaaaatcaGGAGGTGTTTGCAAGGATCCAAGAAGGGCATGGACTTAGGTGGGCTGGGAAGTGGAAAGGAActtgaaaagatttttaacaagATATTTGTATTTTGAGATTATAGATTCACAAGGAGTTGGAAAAAACGGAACAGGAAGTTTCCACGAACgttcacccagtttcccccaatggtaacatcttacataactatAGTgtgatatcaaaaccaggaaatcgGCCTGGATACAATCTACAGAGTTCATTCAGCTCTAACCAAAAAGGAGATATTCTGAAAGACTAATTGATAGTATTTTAATTAGACCTGCTTGGACAGAAAGGAAATGTTCCCAGAACAGGGAGCAGGGCTCCATGGGTCTCCCAGCCCTACAACCCAGAGTTAGTACCAGGGTCAGGGATTCCAGATGCAAAGCTTCCATGCCCAACAGGGAACCTCTCCTGAAGTGCAGGCTCTCAGGCCTTTAGAAGGATCCTCTAAGGAGAGAGGATGCTCTAGAGACTAGAGGACAGACAGATACACCCATAACCTCGGTTGAGGTCATAGATCCAGTCAGCAAACAGAGGGTGGcctcatttccttcccttttgtccttggaggtgtgtgggggggattGGCATGGACTCAGCTGTGGGCAGTGgtggaagcagggggaggggaggggtccaGAACATCCTGGggcttttcctctttaatttgcTACTGAGAACTGTAGCACCAGCCATGAACCACTTTCTTCATCACCTAGAGACAaagctgtacttttttttcctttaggttatttacttttttatttaagcagtctctacacccaacatggggctcaaactcatgacccccgagatcaagaattgcatgctccactgacttagccagccaggtgctccgaCAAAGCTGTACTTTTAGAAGAACTTCCTTTactcacctgggtggcttagaacttcggctcgggtcatgacctcacggttcgtgagttcaaacacCACATCGGGCTGGCTGCTGTCCACGTGGaccccgctttggatcctctgtccccctctctgcccctctctgcttgtgcgtgctttctctctctgtgtccctcaaaattagtaaacatttttttaaaaagttccttcaCCAAGCATTTTGCATGTGACATTGATTGATCTGGGagctttgcatttcatttaatctcACATTCCCATCccacagattaggaaactgatgCTCTAGGAGGTGCTCATTAGGTGACTTTCCAGGGATCACACAGGGGAAGAGTGACATGGGAACCCATGCAGATCTGTGACTCCAATCTGTTGAtgtgggggaaaaggagaagaaagagtagGATTCTGTGTACAGCTCGGTCAAGGCTACAAGATTCTTTCACATCAAGAATTTGGTTGATTTTTATAGTGGCCTTTAAGGCAAGTGATGCTATGAAATtaagcaaatggaaagaaaaaaaacaactaggcTCAGATCAAGTGATTTACTCAAGGTCAAcaaggaagcaagagaaagagctCATTGGGGTGGGTAGTAAACTGAGATGGGCTACACGCATACTCCTCCCACCTTGCCACTCGCCTCGCCACTCGCCACGTCACTCGCCACTCGGTGGGTGGTGATCTGGCCTGGCTCTTACCTCTGGTGTCACAGGGCTCAGCTGGAAGCCAAAGTCAACTTGTGGAAGGACAACCAATGACACAAAGCAGGATTTGGGAAGGCTGGGCAGGTCAGGGAGGGAGCTGTACCGATGAGTTTGGAGGGGCAGTGAGACTTGGCTATACCTTTGGCGGGGTGGGCATTCAGACAGGGGAGGCGGAAGGGAGTGGCTCTGGCAGCCCATCTGGGTGAGTGTTGCTGATGGCACCAGAGGAATGTGAAGGGAGGGAGGCTGTGGAGAGAAATGAGGCCAGAGAGGTAGCAAGGCCCGTTCACAAAGCACCTTGACCATGGGCCCAGAAACCTGGCCTCATCAGAGGGCAGCGGGAGTGAAGGAAGTAGTGGAAACACAACTTCACAATCTGCAACTGAAGACCCACCTTGTATTGATTGGAGGCCTTCCTACCTGGCCTCTGTGTTAGGCAAAACAataaatttcttcctttgtttaaGTAGCGGTTCTTGGAGTATGGACCCTGGACCAGCACCATTAGACATGCAGATTCTTAGACCCCATCCCAGACCTGCAGACTCAGAAACTCTGAACCACCCATTTAACTAACTTGAGTTCCAGGCATATGTTATTTGCAGCTCGAAGCCTCAATTACAGTGGTTAGTGCATATTGGAATCACCTTAAAAAAATGCTAGTGTCTAAACTTCCACCCTGAGGGCTTCTGATTGAATTGGTCTGGACTGGACCCGGCTGTGAAGATTTTTTAAAGCCCTTCCAAGCTATTCAAATGCACGCTTAAGCTCGAGAAGTAGCTCCCAGGGATCCAGCAGGCCAGTACAAGACTGTGTAGGAGGGGATGCTCTGTTGGACCAGGGTGGCGGCTGTGGGGATGGAGGTCAACTGGCCAGCCCTTGGTAACGGATGGCTGTTTTCAGCTTGGACAAATGTCTGGGTGGTGGCACCCTTCCTGGGGATGGGGAACACGAAAAGGACCATGTTTGAGATGGAAGACTGTGGGCTGCAGTCTCAGAAATGATGAATTCTGTTCCTTGAAGCTAAAGGGAGCTGTGAAACAttcagagggagggggcagggtggcAGTTGGATACGTGCTTGAGTAGCTCCAGGGGCAGAGCAGGACAGATGCAGAATAGTGGGTCCTCGGCTGAGAGGGCAAAGGGAATGGTATTACCTAACGCTTGCCACCAAGTGAGAAGTGGGCCAGTAAGGAACTGGCCAGGAGGAAGAACCTCCCACAGCAGGCACTGGGAAGGCACTGTCAGGCAGGTGGGAGAGCCTGGAGAGAATTCAAGAGTCACAGGGAAAAAGGGGTTCAAGAAtgaggcccaggggcccaggggcGGTGGGGGAGTATTGAGGGAAAAAGAGCACTGCAAAGTGGTTGTTGGATTTGGCAACAAGGGAGTCCTGTGACCTCAGTGAGCGTGAGTCAGTGCAGGGGTGTGCTGGGGTGGAAGCTGGCAGAAAGAGACCAAAGACAGGGGGtgagtgggaggggaggagagagggagagcaagtgtAGATAACTTTCTCAAAGGAAAGTGGCATCTATTGGGGGGACACAGGGTCAAAAGGATGTCTTACAGGGACCTTCCTGGGTGTGAGCGGTGAAAACAGAGCACACTGCTAGGATTTTACCTCTCAGCCACTTCAAACCTTTGTCTGTGGCAACAAATAGCACTCAATGCCTGGGTGCACCTGGTACCTGCTCAGTAAAGAGAGGTggctagggggcgcctgggtggctgagtcggactgagtgtcagactttggctcaggtcatggtctcacggtttgtgggtttgatccctgcatcaggctctctggtgtcagtgcggagcctgctttgaatcctctgtccccatctctttctcaaaaataaacactaaaaaataattaggggtgcctaggtggctcagtcagttaagcatctgacttccgctctggtcatgattttgcggtccgtgggtttaagccccgtgtcaggctctgtgctgagagctcagagcctggagcctgcttcagattctgtgtctccctgtctctctgcccctccccgactcacactctgtctctctctgtctctcaaaaatgaataaatgttaaaaaaaattttttttaaaaagagagatggcTAAAAGCAGAGACTAGGGTCAGACGGTGTGAGTGGGCATCTCACTAACCATACAATGTCGGGctagttaacctctctgtgcctcaatttttcatctgtaaaatgggggtgctAATAGTAACTATTATGATAACTCTTATGTAGTGTTACATATGCCAGTCACTGCTGTAAGTGCTTtgtatatatttactttgagatCCTCACAGCTGGCCCATAGAGGTAGGTGTTAATATGTAAtaagtgagttaatatatataaaatgcttaaaatagtaGTTGGCACGTAGTAAATGCTAGAGGAGTGTGCAGTTAGTATTGTCATCGCTATTATGATTCCACATAAATGAGGGAAAGTCAAAGGCCACAGAAGACCGTCTGCTGTATATATCCTGCAAGCATCTGCAGAAGTTGAGATGTGAGAAGATTCAGACTCCCCCGCCTTGAATCAGCTTCATGAGGAGAGGGATCCAGTGGTGAACAGAATCCCAGCACCAAGACCATCATCTAGGCCACAGTGGGCCCTCAGAAAGGATCTGTTAAATGGCTCAATAGAAGAATCAATGAAATATGGGGACCATTCACCCCAACTCCCCATCTAAAGTATCAGTTCCTTCTAAGACATCCCAACCAAGTGTGTGTCTGCCCTCCATTTGCACATCACTACCCTCAGGGGCAACACATTCTCCTTCTGGATGGCTCCCTGTGATTTCCACTCATGGGCTCGGCTCTGCCCTCTTCCAACTTGGAAGGTGGTAAGCCTTTCTGAACCTTCTCCTGGCCATGGAGCGAGGATTTCCAGGATGAGTGTCTGTCATCTCTGACCTGGATGACAGCAACAGCCTAAAACTTGCCTCCTTGCTCCTGCCCTTGCCCCATGGTGGCCTCTTCCTGACTCCGCACCCAGAGAGATCCTGTGAAGACCTTATACCTGATCTTGTCAAACCTCTACTCcaaaccctccagtggcttccagCTCAGAGGAAAAGCTAAGGTCCTTTGTAGGCCACCTCCCATTGCCAATTGGCTCTGTCTATCCGTCCCAGCGAGACACACTGACAGTCCccaacagtttttgtttttattggttgAAAATTCTTTACAAAATCCACACACACGCATCCACATGCACACAAGATGCCTCCCCTGGTCTGGCCACCTCCTGCCCTGCTGTCTCCTGGGATCAGACCTTCCTGGCCTCACCCAGGTTTGCCACTGTGCAGCACCCTACCCCCCACTGGGCTaccagtggaggagcagagaatgGGAtgctccttttctgtctctctgatcAGAAACAGAGGCCTGTGCcctatttggggggggggatacaGGGAGGGATGGTGGGGAAACAGGATCATCCCCCTTCCTCCTACGAGCTCCCTGAGTTGTCAGCTTAGGCCCCACGTGTCACAGTTGCTAAGGCCTTGGGATCACCTTCTGGTTGAAGCTTCTccatccccatttttcagactGGAAAGTGAAGGTCCCAAGAGAGAGTATGAATCCTCCAGGTCACGGTGTTAGTCTCTGGTGGGGCAGGGAATGGAACGCCGTTCTTCCTGGCTTCCAGGAGGTGGAAGAGACTTGGGCCCTGCTAGACCCTCAGGAAAGGGGACGGCCAgggccaggggcaggaggggagtgCCCAGAAGTTGTCCCTGGAGCCCAGGCCCAAGGAAAGCAGCCCCTGGGCGGCTGAGTAAGTGGCAGTGTCTGGCCAGCACTATAAAGGTTTGCCAAGGGTGCCCTCTGTGACTGCCCGTGTGGCTTGCTCAGGTATACAGCCTGGGTCTGTGAGGATACTGGTAGATGTGCTCAGCTGGCGGAGAGAGTTCAAGACAGCtggggaaagagagtgagagagtgagagagagagagagaaagggaaagatacCTCCTGGGTCAGGGCCTACCCTCGGATGTTGAGGACAAAGGGATAGCGGGGAGATAGTAGGTGGCAAGACTGTCAGCCCCTCGTAGGACCTATGTCTGCAGGTGTCCTGGTAGCCAGTGGACTATCCAGGGTACATAGTGGGATGGCCCAAACTCTAGGCTATTTTGAAGTCAGGCTGGACCTACAGTCTGAGCAGGGGGAACCCTCTGCCCGGAGGCCTGGACATTCTGGTGGGCAGGCAGGTGGCTCACGTACTTGGCCGGAGAGCAGGCAGGGAGCAGTACTGGTCCAGCCAAGCCAGTGAGGTCTGACGGAGGCTCTGCAAGCTTGCTGTGGACACCATCCCATTGAAGGACTCGAACAGAGGCCGAATGAGGATGCTGAACTGGGCCCAGGTCAAGGATCAGGCCTGCTGTCCACCCAGTACCCTCACCCAGCTCACGTGTAGCTCTGACATCTGGGCCAAACAAGGGGAAGGGCCTGGCCACCGTGGCACCTTGAACCTCGAGGCCTCCCGCTATAGCTACCATCCAATTCTGCCTGGCTCCTCTATGCCCTTCCTCTAGCTGGACTATCCCCCCTCCCTGGGCTTCCTGCCCAGGCTCAGCCAAGAACTTGACCAGGTAAGGGAGTGAGAGATTCCATGTCTTCTTTAGGACCGACCCCACTCACATCACCCAGACTTTAGGCTCTTCCAAAGTGCCCTTGGAACATTCTGTGGGCGGGGCTGTGTTCCCCTCACCCGGGGGCTCCTCTCTCGGTTGCCCTCTGCTCCCAGCTAATCACTGGACACTCCTGCTGGCCAAGATGCCAAGGGCCTGGAAAGAGGGAGCGGAACCGGGGCCCCTTCCCCTGGGAGCAGCTCTGGGACGCTGGCTGGCCTGTGGCGCTGAGCCTGCAGTCAGGCACAGCTTGGTCCGGCTGCGGCGCTCACCCTACCGCTGGCCAGGTAAGGATACCACCCAGAACTTCCAGTTGTGCAGTGTCCGGGTGCGGACATAGTCGTTGAACATGTCTCGCATCTGGTCGAAACGCTGGTGCGTGATGGGCACCCCGGTAGCAGGCAGCTGCTGCTGGCACAGGCTGGGGGGTACATGGGGCTGGTCAGGGCTTGGGAgtcctgcccctttcccccacggCGCACGCGTGCGCATGCGCGCGCACGCTcatggcccccccccccccccccccccccccccccccccccgcctacACCTACTTAATGGCAGCGTTGAGCTCCTCGATCTGGTCCCGTAGCTGCTGGGCCTCCTCCTGCATGGCCGCCCGCTCCTGCTGCAGCATGGCGATGTACTCGGCCGTCTTCTGCAGTGTGGTTGCTTTGCTCACCTGCAGGCATCCCCAGTGTGGCTCAGGTGCTGGAGGTGGCCCCACTCTGGGGCCCACTGAGGAGGAAACTGGGTGTCTGGGGGGCCCTGGGGCTTGGTCCTGGGCAGGGGGTCTACGAAGGAGCCCTGTGGTTCCGGGGGTGCCGGCCCGGGCTGGAGGCTCACCTTGAGGCTGGGCTGGGCGCTGAGTGTGCTCACCAGCCCGTGCAGGGTGTCAAACCCCAGCTTGATATTGAAGCGCCTCTTCTGCTCTGCAGAGATGTGTGTGATGCGCCGGTTCTCAGTCTTGGGGAGGCAGACAGGGGGGTGAGCCTAGGAAGGAGCATGGAAGGGCCTGGGGGTAGCAAACAGATCTTGGGGTGAGGGAATGGTGCCACCTTGTTGTTGTCTGGACGACCCCGGCTTAGGATGGGTTGAGGGGGAGAGACGCAGACACTCAGGGTCCCCGGGCCTGGAATGGAGTTGAGTTCCCCAGACAGCCTCCGCTCACCACCTGTGGCCGGGAAAGACAGACCCCCAGACAGACCGACACAGGGGAGAGGGGTCCCATTGCCCCTTCCCTCTCATCCTGGCCTCAGATGTGGgccccccttcttccttcccctttctccatcccCTAGGGACCCCCCTCCCGGATCCCTGCAAGCCCTCTTTACCGCTGTGTGCTGGGGGCGAGAGCCGCTCCGCTTTGGGGACAATCAGGGGCCTGGGAGGTGCCAGTGTGGTTGGGCCTGGAGGGGGCCGGGGTGGTGTGGGGGCCGGGGTCGGGGGTAGGAAGGCGCAGGGGAATTCAGGGGCCGTCTCCTGCAggggtggagaagggcagagagttgGGGTGAAGCCCTGGGCTCACCCTCACCTCCCAGTGCCCGCCATCTTACCGGGGACCCTGAGGGCCGGAGGAGGGTGCTGGATACGAGTGGTGGTTCCAGGGCTTGCTCAGACTTGGCTGTGCACAGGCAGAACTGTGAGGGACACTggggccagccccagccccgtCATCTCCCAAgaccccatccctcccctccagATAGCTCACTCCCCTTTCGGGTTTGGGGCCCATGTCCCTAATTCGTCGCCACCTCCCCCACAGCTGAGCCCACCCGTTACCACTTCACCCTCTGCTCCCACAGCCTTCCCACTTCTCCTCTGAGGACAGTGCTCTTCCCATCTCACCTGCTGTGAGCAGCTGTGTGAGGCAGGGGTTGTTGCCCCCCGCTGGGGTAGTGGGGTTGGCGGTGGCAGGGCCCAAGGTTGGGGGGCTGGGCTTCTCCCCTCTAGGGGATGGGGCGGGAGGCTTGCCTCTGGACCTCATGCCTTGGGGCACTGTGAAGTGAGGCCCAAATTGGGGCTCCAGATACCCTGAGGGTAGAAGGTCTAtggggaagggagcaggggcagggcctggACCAGGCTGGGGGGTAGGTGGGAAGGCAGTGGGAGCCGGCAGTGGGGACactcctggggcaggagggacagtAGCGAAGGGGAATCTAGGAGAGAAGAGAGGCTCTTCCTGCAGCAAAGCAGGGGGAGGAGCCATGGGAGGGAAGGCGGGTGGGGGACAGGGCTCTAGACCAGGCCCCTTGGGAAGGGCAGGGTATtggaagaggggtgggggtgctggcgGGGGTGGAAGCTTGGGCTTGGGATCTTCAGGAAGGAGGAAATCAGAGTTCAGGAAGGCACTGGAGTCCAGGGTGCCAGGGCAGCTGCTCCGAGCCtggttgggggacagagagagagcaggggagaaagcTGGCCTTtgcagccacccaggcaggctCTTGCCCTGGCTGAGGTCTGGACTGGGcactgggagagagaggagaaatgatCCCTGTTGTCCCCCCCACGTACACACACCAAAGGAAATTGTAACCTAATGAGGGGAGGGAGTAGAACACACTTAGGCACACATTAGGTGTAAGAAAGAGCATCAATCTTCCTGCCCATCTTTTCATTCACCAAATAATGATTCCATCCTACCACCAATCCATTCGTTCTCCATTCCCCTATTTGGCCTCTCACCTGTGAGCTAACTCATCTATCTCTCCACCGACCTGTGAGGTATAAACCCATTCACCAATCCATCCAACCCATTCATCCACCAACCCATCCAGACATAATCCATCATCCACCTATCCACCATCTGTTCATTGACCAGCCACTTATC
This window of the Neofelis nebulosa isolate mNeoNeb1 chromosome 18, mNeoNeb1.pri, whole genome shotgun sequence genome carries:
- the MLXIPL gene encoding carbohydrate-responsive element-binding protein isoform X6 produces the protein MATKLLANSGKLVSPKWKNFKGLKLLCRDKIRLNNAIWRAWYIQYVERRKSPVCGFVTPLQGPEADEHRKPEAVVLEGNYWKRRIEVVMREYHKWRIYYKKRLRKCSREGDLLTPKQVEGGWQPPERWCEQLFSSVVPVLLGGPEEEPGGRQLLDLDCFLSDISDTLFTMTQPSSTPLQLRPEDAYVGNADMIQPDLTPLQPSLDDFMEISDFFTSYRPPQTPTPSHFPEPPSFGTMADPFFSSSILGSEVPPASSGMTHLSGNNRLQARSSCPGTLDSSAFLNSDFLLPEDPKPKLPPPPAPPPLFQYPALPKGPGLEPCPPPAFPPMAPPPALLQEEPLFSPRFPFATVPPAPGVSPLPAPTAFPPTPQPGPGPAPAPFPIDLLPSGYLEPQFGPHFTVPQGMRSRGKPPAPSPRGEKPSPPTLGPATANPTTPAGGNNPCLTQLLTAAKSEQALEPPLVSSTLLRPSGSPETAPEFPCAFLPPTPAPTPPRPPPGPTTLAPPRPLIVPKAERLSPPAHSGGERRLSGELNSIPGPGTLSVCVSPPQPILSRGRPDNNKTENRRITHISAEQKRRFNIKLGFDTLHGLVSTLSAQPSLKVSKATTLQKTAEYIAMLQQERAAMQEEAQQLRDQIEELNAAINLCQQQLPATGVPITHQRFDQMRDMFNDYVRTRTLHNWKFWVFSILIRPLFESFNGMVSTASLQSLRQTSLAWLDQYCSLPALRPTVLNSLRQLSTSTSILTDPGCIPEQATRAVTEGTLGKPL